In the Dolichospermum flos-aquae CCAP 1403/13F genome, TGATCCTGCATCTGCCATCACAGCCCGCACATCAGCAAAGTCAACGTTGACCAATCCAGGAATAGTAATAATATCAGAAATTCCTTGTACACCTTGACGCAACACATCATCAGCATAGCGAAAAGCTTCTTGCACAGGAGTTTGCTCAGGAATGACTTCCAACAGCTTATTATTGGGAATAATAATTAAGGTATCCACCCGACTTTTCAAGCCTTCAATTCCTTGTTCCGCTTGGCTAGTGCGTCTGCGTCCCTCAAAAATAAATGGTCGAGTCACTACACCAACGGTGAGAGCGCCCATTTCCTTGGCTATTTCTGCCACAATTGGGGCTGCACCTGTACCTGTACCACCACCCATACCAGCGGTAATAAATACTAAATCCGCACCTTCTAAAGCTGTGGCAATTTCATCACGAGATTCTTCCGCCGCTTTTTGACCAATAGCCGGATTTCCCCCTGCACCCAAGCCTCTAGTTAGTTTCTGCCCAATTTGCAAGCGACTAGGAGCGCCCGCTAAAGTCAGAGCTTGAGCATCAGTATTAATTGACCAAAATTCAACACCGGATACATCAGACTCAATCATGCGGTTGACAGCATTACCACCACCACCACCCACACCAATTACTTTGATGTTGGCAACACGGCCTGGCACAATTTCACCAATACCGCTATTTTCGAGAGAAATTTTCTTGCCATCTTTACCTTGAGCAAAGTTCATTCCAGAATTATTAAAGGGATTGCTTGAGTTAACTGCCAGAGAAAACCCTGGTTGTCCGGGATTTTGAGAGTTATAGATCAGTCCTTGGTTATTATCAAGTGTCATTGGATTTGTGAAAAGGTAGATAAACGACTTTTTGCGGTGTGATTCACCTAAGAGTCAAATAATTGCCAAAATAAATTTTGGCACGCTATTTTATTTTTTTTACTATTCCCTAGCCTACATGATGGCAGGTGAGATGTGGCAATTTGTCCATGAGAGAGGTATAAAACCTCAGTTGCAGAGTCAGATGTCCAGCCTGGTGCCTTCTAACTCTTTCTCCTTTGGGATTGTTGATTAGCTGTACAGTTTATGATACTAGCTGCTCATGTTGCTGACTCCCCCCCTATTCCTTTTAAGAATAGTTCTAAAAAGTATAGACATTTATTTATCTCATCTTCTTTGTCAGCAGCAGATCACTTCAACAATAGCGTTAACTAAACTCAATACCTTCGCCATTTTTTGTAGGTTGGGTTTCATCCTTCAACCCAACCTACGAATCAAGGCTTTTTTCAATTTGGCTAAGGTATTGCTAAACTCCTGGGCAGATCCCAGTATAACAACCCTATCTTTGGGCAAAAAGCTGTGATGACTGGTTGATATAAGATATTCAACTGGTTATTAACTGTTTGATAGAGCTTAAGCTTAGTCCTAGTAATAAGTTTTAATAACCTCCTGAATTTTTTTAGAATATTTTTTAGTTATTAATTTTACAACCCTTAGCATGATTTTTTAACTAACGGTTAAAAAATTCTATATCTATATGTATAATATATACCTAATTTACAAAAATATAAAATTAGCAACTCAAGTTACTAATTTAAAAGATTTGCCTATTCAGCTAGACAAAGGCCGAAGGGAGTAGAAAGAAAAAATGTTGAACTTCAACGGATTGGTGTTTTGTACAGTGGCTCTGATTTCTTAATAACTAAGCCTGGATTTTTTTGATTCATCTGTACTAATGGAACGGCGGGATTTTTGATATCAATGTAATCTATATGACTAGGATTAACTTCATTCGGTAAACGGCGCATTTGTACAAGTGCTTGAATTTGCTCAGGTAATCTATTGCTAGGGCTGCCTAAATGCACAATTCCTAATTCAGTTTTCAAAATTAAATTTGTAGGATCTTGAAAATTAATTTCTGTCACTTTTAGAGAACTGTGACTGATAGCTTCATAAAGTTGAGTCCAGAATGGCTTGTATTGTGCGATCGCACCAATTACTATGAGTCGAGGTAATTTTGCTTTGGGGTTAATGGAGATATACCTTGATAAAGGCATCCACACGCCACTAGCATCCAGTAAACCTAGTTCATTTTGTTGATTAGCCATACCGCTATTTTGCAAACAAGACTTAACCTCAGAAGGCTTACCCGTGAATGAAGGAGTCAGAACACAACTGGTTATCCTTTGATTTTTGGTTATTTGGGCGATCGCTACTGGTACTCGTTCCTGGATTTCAATAATTAAACCAGGAGGTAATAACCGCCGTCTAACCGTAGCTTGGGCAATGTTCGGTTGTTTTCTTAAAGAATCAGCAATTAGGGAAGGTTCAATCCGCCATAAAGACTGGGGAGATGACAACCCCAACAATGAATAAATATCCTTTTGGGTCAAAA is a window encoding:
- the ftsZ gene encoding cell division protein FtsZ — protein: MTLDNNQGLIYNSQNPGQPGFSLAVNSSNPFNNSGMNFAQGKDGKKISLENSGIGEIVPGRVANIKVIGVGGGGGNAVNRMIESDVSGVEFWSINTDAQALTLAGAPSRLQIGQKLTRGLGAGGNPAIGQKAAEESRDEIATALEGADLVFITAGMGGGTGTGAAPIVAEIAKEMGALTVGVVTRPFIFEGRRRTSQAEQGIEGLKSRVDTLIIIPNNKLLEVIPEQTPVQEAFRYADDVLRQGVQGISDIITIPGLVNVDFADVRAVMADAGSALMGIGVSSGKSRAREAAIAAISSPLLECSIEGARGVVFNITGGSDLTLHEVNAAAETIYEVVDPNANIIFGAVIDDRLQGEVRITVIATGFTGDIQPPSAQTTVTPRVVTAIPTTTTTTRRPTPLQQPVNNPTPSVEPPKEKPSLDIPDFLQRRRTPPRN
- a CDS encoding cell division protein FtsQ/DivIB is translated as MAGILSVSRTNLAQRRQKLRRQRQLKILQAIWRTLAVTGLASVLFWVAIQPMWVLKDSGQIVIKSGGQVLTQKDIYSLLGLSSPQSLWRIEPSLIADSLRKQPNIAQATVRRRLLPPGLIIEIQERVPVAIAQITKNQRITSCVLTPSFTGKPSEVKSCLQNSGMANQQNELGLLDASGVWMPLSRYISINPKAKLPRLIVIGAIAQYKPFWTQLYEAISHSSLKVTEINFQDPTNLILKTELGIVHLGSPSNRLPEQIQALVQMRRLPNEVNPSHIDYIDIKNPAVPLVQMNQKNPGLVIKKSEPLYKTPIR